From one Mytilus galloprovincialis chromosome 13, xbMytGall1.hap1.1, whole genome shotgun sequence genomic stretch:
- the LOC143056292 gene encoding uncharacterized protein LOC143056292, which translates to MTVGIDRYTFNVNIQDKPWETIWNVWLNGVVRLDLNVYDVYNERQFLVNMNVSICFEDGGPCDLENIPVLENSLLNKGQCDFNTQFPVKDFSISTFADDKGLTHVSPYPDYFVAQVLDTLMVSPFMSELSCERDASPWTPPGHDGWKRECAAVENYYNLYDTGSIDLLREGNCNGTICNITETVTSSTTETNCISISDCTGFRCCVEDTRLTRSFVFGIYIDACNFTLTLVIEELEYVIYLADLSFGTLNQFYLNGAFRIDYIIEDLSSKDMYAITANLSLCFETTSCIVERTVADGTMFPKGVCDLTKDYYIPNFSLIDWASENELPLPLPNYGIVQLLKETNMATYMKDVQCDRSGFTSTDGWINDCTLTTSNIPVLDSNTSCHLLSQCTSATCCLTVGTINRTVSIDLELDPCDQSMSIRIENYVHNTSLYGFGFGILQKFYLENILRVEYVVYDLESDHQYLVDMNVSVCFEFAGPCELTSTMFHKTFLPKMPCQWQTGFIQTDFSLAAWRIENDIGPTALLYPVDIARLIKELGLGDYLMDSPCSRLNGSYVPHSSRWNDSKFLQDLYIKT; encoded by the exons ATGACTGTCGGAATAGACAGATACACGTTCAATGTCAACATTCAGGACAAACCTTGGG aaactaTCTGGAATGTATGGCTCAATGGAGTTGTAAGACTGGA TTTGAATGTATATGATGTGTACAACGAGAGACAGTTCTTGGTCAACATGAATGTTAGTATATGCTTTGAAGATGGAGGTCCTTGTGACCTTGAAAACATTCCTGTCCTTGAAAACTCACTACTGAACAAAGGACAATGTGACTTCAATACACAGTTTCCTGTAAAag atttcagtatATCGACGTTTGCTGATGATAAAGGATTAACCCATGTTTCACCATACCCTGATTATTTTGTGGCTCAAGTCCTTGACACTCTGATGGTTTCACCGTTTATGAGTGAGTTGTCATGTGAGCGGGATGCGTCACCATGGACTCCACCAGGACATGATGGTTGGAAAAGAG AATGTGCTGCAGTAGAAAATTACTATAATCTTTATGATACTGGTTCAATTGACCTACTTAGAGAAGGAAATTGCAATGGTACCATTTGTAATATCACAGAAACAGTGACCTCTTCGACAACTGAGACCAACTGTATTTCTATAAGTGACTGTACAGGGTTTAGATGTTGTGTTGAGGACACACGTCTAACAAGGTCGTTTGTATTTGGTATATACATTGATGCCTgtaatttcaccttgaccttggTGATTGAAGAACTGGAGTATGTAATATATCTGGCAGATTTGAGTTTTG GAACCCTGAACCAGTTCTACTTGAATGGAGCTTTTAGAATTGA TTACATCATTGAAGATTTGTCCAGTAAAGACATGTATGCAATAACTGCAAATCTGAGTCTGTGTTTTGAAACGACCAGTTGTATTGTTGAGAGGACAGTTGCAGACGGCACAATGTTCCCTAAAGGTGTATGTGACCTAACCAAGGATTATTATATTCCAA ACTTTTCATTGATAGATTGGGCATCAGAGAATGAACTTCCATTGCCGTTACCTAACTATGGTATAGTACAATTATTAAAGGAGACCAATATGGCTACTTACATGAAAGATGTGCAGTGTGATAGGTCAGGATTTACAAGTACTGATGGGTGGATTAATG atTGTACCCTGACAACTTCAAACATACCAGTTCTGGATTCCAATACAAGCTGTCATCTGCTGTCTCAGTGTACCAGCGCCACCTGTTGTCTAACTGTAGGAACTATAAACAGAACTGTTAGTATTGACCTTGAACTTGATCCCTGTGACCAGTCAATGTCTATCAGGATTGAAAACTATGTCCACAACACCAGTTTGTATGGTTTTGGATTTG GTATTTTACAGAAGTTTTATTTGGAGAACATTTTGAGAGTAGA GTATGTGGTGTATGACCTAGAAAGTGACCACCAATATCTTGTTGACATGAATGTTAGTGTCTGTTTTGAGTTTGCAGGACCCTGTGAACTGACCAGTACTATGTTTCATAAAACTTTCCTTCCCAAGATGCCTTGTCAATGGCAGACGGGCTTTATTCAAACAG ACTTTTCTTTGGCTGCATGGAGAATAGAGAATGATATAGGACCAACAGCTTTACTGTACCCTGTAGATATCGCCAGACTAATCAAAGAGCTAGGACTAGGAGACTACCTCATGGACTCACCTTGTTCTAGACTCAATGGGTCATATGTACCACACTCTAGTAGATGGAATGATAGCAAGTTTTTACAAGATCTTTATATTAAGacataa